GTTGGCGGGTGCATTATAAATTGAAGACTTATGTTGTTTGAAACCGAACTTATCGCACAGACTCTTCATGAGCTTGTTGTCAAATGGCGTTCCATTATCAGTGATTATGTATCTTGGTATCCCGTACCTAAAAATTATATATGACTTGATAAAATCAACAACGGTTTCCTTTTTCACCTCATTGAGTGGAACAACTTTagcccatttagagaaatagtctGTAGCGGCCAATATGTACATTTGTCCCTTTGATGACTTTGGAAGTGGTCCAACAATGTCAAGTCCCCATGCATCAAAAGGCCATGAAGCTACAGTTTGGTGAAGAAGCTTTGGAGGTTGGTGGATGTAGTTGGCATAAAATTGACACGCTTGAcattttttggcatgatccatgcaATCCTTAACCATTGTCGCCCAGTAGTAGCCCATCCTCTTGATGCGAAAATAGAGCTTGGGACCAGATTGGTGTGCTCCACATGAGCCAGAATGTGCTTCCTCCATCGCTTGGTGGGCTTCTTCTTTGTCATGACATCACAAGAATAGTCCTTCAAAAGAGCGGCGAAACAATATCCCCTTATAGAAGATGAATGGTGGTGCTTTTCATTTGATGTCTGTTCCTTGTTGCGGATCTTCAGGTAACTTTCCATGTTTAAGGTACTCTATCAGTGGTTGCCTCCAATCTTCTTCTTCAATCACTTGAACAGACGTATGATGGCTTTCGTTGATTTGAAGATCTAGAAGTCTAGGAATAACCCATCGATGACACACATATACCTTTGTTGACTCATTCTCTCCAAGTGCCATCGTCATGGCCAAGATAGCCAAAGCATCAGCCTTGCGATTTTCTCCTCTTGGGATGTGGTTTAAGAACACTTGGTCAAATTTTTCAAGTAAACCAGAAGCGTATTGATAGTATGGCAATAGATCTTCCTTCTTTACCTTGTAACTCTCCCAAAGTTGGTTGATGATCAGCTTAGAGTTGCCGTAGATCTCCAACTGTAGAATCTTCATTTCTAATGGCATTTAGAGACCAATGATCAAATCTTGGTACTCTGCGGCATTGTTGGAGCATGTTTCACCTAAaacaaaggagaatggcaagactTGTCTTTTTTGAGAGATCAACACAACACCTGCCCCCGCACTGTTACGACGTGCagatccatcaaagaacattgtcCATGGTGGAAACTCTTTGATGAACAAAATGTCTTAATCTGGAAACTCATCCGAAAGCTCCCATTCCACCGGAATAGGGTAA
This sequence is a window from Nicotiana sylvestris chromosome 3, ASM39365v2, whole genome shotgun sequence. Protein-coding genes within it:
- the LOC138888704 gene encoding uncharacterized protein, with translation MKILQLEIYGNSKLIINQLWESYKVKKEDLLPYYQYASGLLEKFDQVFLNHIPRGENRKADALAILAMTMALGENESTKVYVCHRWVIPRLLDLQINESHHTSVQVIEEEDWRQPLIEYLKHGKLPEDPQQGTDIK